In the Drosophila willistoni isolate 14030-0811.24 chromosome 3R, UCI_dwil_1.1, whole genome shotgun sequence genome, ctttTAAACTAAACTTTCCCCCCAAATCTCACCTTATCACATTCATTGCACTGCAGTCTGGCAGAAGGGGCAGCTACAGGCTTCCGTTTAATAATTTGATCCAAATCCTTCTCGGATGGATGATTTACACGCAAATGTTGCTCATAGTTGGTTTGCCAAACGAAATGCATTTGACACAGCTGGCAATGGAATTTGGCATGCAATTTGCCACATGAGCGACGTCGATGCTGCAGCAAAAGAGCATCGCACACGAACTTTTCTGAACAATCCTTGCAAGAATAAGAAAACGATTCGGTTTCGTCTTGATGACAATTCTGTTGATGTTCAATAAGATTTGTTAAACGTTTCATTGATTCGCCGCACAAAGTACATGAGTGAAGAGGTTTTTCTTGAGATTCTCCAGGTGCATCACTTTCATCCGAATCGGAGTCATAGAAATCTAATTCCTGTCCAGAACTAAGGCTAGCATTATAATACCGACCATAATCTTGAGCATCGAAGTCGCCAACTATACGGGAGCTAAGTTCGGACTGGCTACAGGCCAAACCTTTTGGATAATAGCAACGGAAGAATGTTGCCTGATATAGAGGATCAATTCCCGTCAAGCCATCTCGATGACTAAGCAAGTGGGCTCTCAACTGAACTAAACTGGGCAACTGTGCATCGCAAAGGCAGCATAGAATTTGTTTGTCCTCCTCCCGGCTTTGGACACATTCATGTTTATCCAAATTCTCTAACCACATAAACTTTCCAGGACATTTTCGGCAGCCATATCTCTTAAATTTACCATAACACTGCGAACGTTGATGTTGTTCATATAAATTTAGACAGACGAAACCGATCTGGCAGAGATTACAGCGTAATTGTGGCTGATTATGCCCTTTGGAATGCTCTTCCACTGTGTGTCGGATGAGCAAATGTTTGCGCTTAAAGGGCACATTACATAAGACACAGTGGTATTTGGGTTCGATATCGGGAGGCAAATCTTCATCGGAATCACTCAAACTTAACTCATATCCATTCGAATTGACAACAGCACAGAACTTTTCCAAATGCCCCTCACTTATATCATTAGTTATCAGATCCTTGACCTTTTCTAGATCAATATTTTCATCCGCAAAGTGTTCTTTCACTACTTCTTGATCCAATTGCAGTTGACCAAGGGTTTCTTTAGACGAATGAAGCTCTAAATGCGATCTTAAGTCTTTCAATCGTTCAAATTGCACACCACACAATTTGCATTCGATAAGCCTTAGTTGCTCCGAATTATATAAACGCTCGGCGAATATCCATTCTTTAGATAATTCCACATTTTCCCGTTTTGCCTGCCGTTTCTCATGGGATTTAAGGTGGGACATGTATTTATCCTTGCGTAGGAATCCCTTGCCACATTGCGGACAGTTAAAGGCGGCTTCTTCGAAGTGACTGCGAGCATGACGCTGCATATCCCTATACCAGGAGAACGTTTTACCACACTCAGCACATACGTGACGACCGTCGGAATTGAGAGCCAGAGTTTTGGCCAGACGAGGTGGGCGACCACGACGACGCTTAGGAGGCGGCTCCGGATCATTTTTCTCAAGATTTAAgctaaaataattgaaaatttgtactTGTATTTTGCGTACTTTTTTTCAAGCAACTCACTTAATTTTCTCATCGCGCTCTTGATATTCCTGTTCGCTATCGGATTGCTGCTTAATCTTGCGTAGGCTCCGCCTTGGCTGATATGGCTTGTATTCATCTTCATTGCCATCAGCGGCTTCCTCCTCCTCTGCTTCACTTTCGGCATCACTGTCCGCATGCCATTTGAGTTCCAATCTTGTGGCTGCAGTCTCTTCTTCGTCTAACTCTTGCTGGTCACCATCCTCATCGtccatttccattttgatttgttgttgcattGCATTGGGTATGGGTATGTCAATGGGTGTCTCCTCGAGAAGGCACTGCCTCAACTTCATTAGCAGATCCCTGTTCACCTTGCGTGCTTGCTCCACGAAGGCGTAGGCATTCTCCAATTTGGCCAAGCAATCGCCACACAAATGTTGGGGCAAATTTTCATCGCCGATCAGCTCCAATAGCGGCTGTAACCAGAGAAAGAAAacagtgtgagtgtgtatgtgtgtgtatgcgtgggTCAGTTGTAATTTTCACTTCACTTACAATTTGGGTTAATTCCTGTAGCTTTTCCGAGCAGGAGGCAAGCggtaataaattattattctGTGTGGCACAGGTTCGGCAAATATCCGAGGGCAAcatcttattttatttttcaactCATCTATATCGTGAATCTTTTAAACTGCACTTCTGTACCACTTGTaagaaaaagaataaaatCACCACCCCTGGCAGTAGGGCTGCAAAACAATCGACGGTCCATCCATCCATTTGGTGTACAAGTAATATTAATATCTGcaatatttaaaatcaaaataccaactaaaattaatatgaTTATAAACTTACgtacaaattaatattttaataagtgCTAAAATGCTTCAAAAAGTCAAATCTATCCAGAATACCCTACCTAAACATCGATAAGAAAATAATGGGAAAAAATAGTGGATGAAAGTGGTAGGCAGCTCAACAGCTGTTTGTGCGAAACAGTGAAAGTGgaacattttttatttgtatttgtagagtatacatatattccgtgtgaaaagtttttgcaGTTTTGTTTTGGTATCAAAAGATCCTTTTAACTTTGCTGCCTGGACGCAATAAAATGGAACATAGTGCAGATATGACAAGTGGGGACAACTAATAGATAAATCTGTCTATTTAAAATAAAGGATGACAAGGATTTGCCGTGTCTGCGCTGGCCCTGATGGGCGATTTTGGATGGAGACTCCTGTTGAGAAATATGCAGGAAAAACTTTCAGTCAATTGCTGTTCGATTTGACCAAAATAGAGGTAAGAAGTGGTTGTCACAAAGATAACACTGtctaattaaatttgattacaGATCACTGCTGCCCAGATGGAGAAGGTAACGTCCTGGATATGCCGCAATTGTGCCCATAAATTGCAGCATTCGTATGATTTTGTCTCCAAGGCTAAGAGAACACACGAGATGTGGTTGGAAAAAATGGCCGATGATCCTATCTGTTTACGTGAGACTCCCATACATTTAATGGAGATTGAAGGGGTAACCATTAAAATGGAAGATGTGGAACCAACTGTACCTACAGCAGTTCCATGCTCTGTTCCCGATCCTCTAGTGCGTATAGGCGTTGAAAAGCGTTGCACATCTGATTTAAGCGAGAACGACGATGATGCAGATGATCATgaagacgatgatgatgatgaggatgatgttCCGCTAAAGCAGAGATCTGACTGGAGCAAGTCTCAGGCTTTTGCCAATTTGAAGAAGCATAAATGTAATCAATGTAGTAAAGCCTTTAAATATATCACAAATCTCTACCGACACAAGCGAACGGTACACATTACCGATAAGGATGTTAAGAAAAGTGTAAAGAAATTAGCAATAAATCAAGAGGAAGTAAATGAAAACGAGGATGACAACTATTATAAATGCGATCAGTGTGATAACTCCTACAAGTATGTTATGCTTCTAGTCCAGCACAAGCAAAAAGTTCATGGAGTCCATCAAATGCCCTCAAGTCGAGGGCAAAGGGCAGCCCCACAGCAGAGACCCAAACTGAATACTGATATGCTGGTGCATAGTCTTCTCAAAGCAGTGGAGTGAGTTTCACTTTTGGaaagtttatttaattgaTATGCTGATACTTCTCTTTTTAGAATCTCAGATGAAGATGGCAGTTCCAGTTCGGATAATTACTACAAATGCGATCAATGTAACAAATCCtataaatatattgttagTCTCATCAAGCACAAGCATAAGGAACATACAGAAAACTCTAGAGATTCGGACGACGGCGATGATCAAATTCAGGCCTCCACATCCAACTCTGGTAGCATCGGTGGTCCTTTAAAGACTTCTCGTATCAATAGGCGTGTTCAGGACTTTGACCCCCTTCGTTGTCAACCGAATGGTTCTAAGGAGATAAAATGCATGATCTGTTTACGTCGTTTTGCCAAACTGGGTGAACTGCGCTATCATCTGAAATACCACCCAcatgattttgattttgatgcTCACGGCGAGCCTATTGAACGAATAGCTGAGGGTTTCTTCAAGACAGCCGTTGAATCCACAGCAGAGGGTCTAAAGCGACGCATTTTTAAGGATCTTAATATGGGATTGTATGGTCGTTACTATTCCATTACCAACGAGGCACGCTATGAGTTGAGTCTAGATAGCTCCGATACAGATAGCGATGGAGGTGATGCCGATGCCCAGGTGATCATACGGCGCAGTTATGCTTGTGAATTGTGTAATACCTCCAACCAGACGGCAGTTTGGCCTCGCAAATATCAGCTTCATGATCATCATAGGCAATGTCACACGTGGCTGGAGGCTCCCCATGTCTGTCAGCGTTGCGACTCGCGTTTCTTGAGCGAAAAACTTCTAGAACATCACACTAGTCAGCTCTGTAATAATACCTTGAAACGTTATCAATGCGACAAATGTCCCCAGCGTTTCTTTTGGCGTAAGAATTTGCGCTCTCACTTGGTGGATCATAAAGATAAGGTATATCATATCAGTATGTGGAATCCTTAAAGACccaataatatttatatatattattttcattacaGCAAGAAAATTATCCCTGCGATCAATGTCAACGTAGTTTTCAGGACAAAAGTTCTGTGACAAGGCATAAATTAATGATGCATGCAGATGGAAAGAGTCAACTTATAGCTTGCCGTTGGTGCACTCGGGTCTTCTACCGACCAGCACTGCTTCATAAGCATCTCCAACGCCATGGTTTCAGTGGGCAAGACTTACCCTTGGCTGAAACATTGTTGGCCGATGCAGCCAAACCCTTAGGGCCGAAGAACATTCAATGCAAAATCTGTGACCTTAGATTTATTACGATTGCAGACTTGCGTGGTCACATGCGCATGTTGGAGCACGATACTCAGATTTGCAGTTATATGATCAGTACTGAAGCTGGATTTGAACTGCAACTGGATGATACAGATGATAGcgacgatgatgatggtcATACAAGAAGATCCTACACATGTGATCTCTGTCATATGAAATTCCCACGCAGACGTGAAATGAGTGAGCATCAATACTCGTTACATACGTTTGATAAACTGCCACATACATGCgataaatgtatatacaaaaCTGTAGATAAGGTAAGACTTTTGATTGATTCATTCACTCTTCAAATCTCTAAAGTCCAAATTATATTTTGCAGCTCATGTTGAAACATCATCAACTGACTCAATGCCAAAATGAAGAGAAGAAATTTATTTGCACGCATTGCGGTTACCGATTCATGTGGCAAGAGAACCTCGATAAGCACTTGTCCAGCCAGCATCCGAAACAAAAAACTAGCAGCTACGATCAACAGACGCCAAGTTCTTCTATGCGTCGAAAAAGACGCTTCAGATACCAATGTCCGCACTGTTGGCGCTCCTTTGTTGTTCAGCCCAGCTTGGATAAGCACATTCGAGACATGCATGTGGCTAAAAAGAATCCGGGCAAGAAATATCTCTGTTCTCTCTGCGGACTGGAATCCCTTACAcccaataaattaaatattcatATGCGTCGCCATATGGGGGAAAAACCCTTCAAATGTGATCTCTGTGATATGAGTTTTACGGTTCATTATGAACTGAAAGTGCACAGAAGAAAGCACACAGGCGAACGTCCTTATAAATGTACATTCTGTGACAAACATTTCGCTCGGCCCGATAAACTGAGACGTCATGTCTACATGCACAGCGATAAGCGTTAGGCAACTGAGAGGAAGATTGCCAATTTTGTGGCTCCTTGTATGTCTTCAAGTTTAACTTCTCCAACGGTTATCACTTCAGTTTTATATTCATGCTATGAGTATGCACATATAGCATTAAATTTACCTAATGTATGACAAATGCATATGAAATGACATCATTCCCAgccagagagtgagagagcaaAACAGAGAGACAGCGAGCTTTTAATACTACTTACATGAAAGGGTATACACGGCTCAGGGTTAACCCCCTGTCTTATGTATACAAGATTGAAATTCTCTCTTTTTAAGGTTTAAGTGagtttaaatgcatttttccaTTTCTAGGCATGGAAATAAAGTGTAAAGTAAGGCATTAAGAATATTTAGAacatattaatattttaaatgaatcATTAAAATAAGATATAAAGAATATTATTCTTTAATAAATCCTTAAAATAAACCAACTCTATAAAGATTTAATAGAGTAAtgttaatatcaaaatatataaccTGTTAAATATTCTAGGGTAAATAGCAAGTAGAGTCGATTAAATCGAAGTGCACGTGGGCAGATATCTGTTGAGACATTACAgtcaacaaataaattttgaagcGTTTGCATCGCATCACATTGCAATTCCACCCTACTTAAAGATGTCTACAACGACACTGGCAGAATTTGACTGGATCAATGAGGAACTCTTTGAGGGATTAATTAAAAAGCGTTATTCCAACTTTCACTCGATAGAACAATTTATAATCGACTGGGCCGTCGGTTGGCGAGAGAACTTTGGATCCTTTGTATTTCGCatagaaatagaaattcaaatgaaaGGTTGTAACACTTCTCAACTggttatttaatttaatgtgcAACTGTCtttaatgtttttgtttagataagaaaaaggaaaaagcaaGTTACATATTAAAGATTCCTTTTGAGAGCGATCGTGGCGATGAGCATGAGCTTCACGACCACTTTGTTTCCGAATCGGATATGTATGATCGTCTGGTGCCCGAATTGGAGAGTATCTATGCTAAAAATACTTCACTCTTTGTAAAATTTAAGCCACAGCATTTTAAATTTACGGACAGTGAAATTATGCCAAAATGCGATTACCTACTAATGGAGGATCTAGTTGCAAAAGGATATAAGAACATGGATCGTACTGTGGGATTGGATCAAAGGCAAATGGAGGcggttttaaaaaaattggcCCAATGGCATGCAGCGTCAGCTGTAAGAGTTAACCAAATCGGTCATTACGAAGAGAAATATCAAAGTAAAGTCATCGATTCCATTGATTTCACAATTCAAAGTCGTTTAGGAAACTTTTTGGAGTGCATGCAGCAGGCCTACGAATTGGAACCCGAAAAACAAACATTGGTAGTAAGTGTAACCAATAAAACATTTCGAttatcaaaatataaaacaaaccTTTTGTAGAAGAAATATGTTTCTCGTCTTCACGATCTATTTATGGACGTAGGCCGCATAAAACCGGATGAGTTTAATGTACTCAATCATGGCGATTTTTGGTGTAATAATTTCATGTTCAAGGTCGAAGTGGAATCAAACGAAATATTAGACGTGTGCTTTGTGGACTTTCAGCTACCAATATATGGAACACCTGCTCAAGATTTGTTATGTTTGCTGATGACGTCACCGCAGCTTGGTATAAAACTAAGTAAATTTGATTACTTTGTGGAGTTTTACCATCAAGAACTTACCAAACATCTGGTTTTACTTCATTACAATCTCATTGCTCCAACATTACAGCAATTGCAAGAGAATCTCTTTCGAAACAGTGTCTTGGGTAGTTATGAAGTCGAAGTGTACTTTTAAATTAATCTAtgtaattatgtatgtatttatttttagcatTTGTAGGCGTTCAACATTATCTTCCCAATGTTTTGTGGCCGCGTGATTTTGATTCGGATATCGATAGCTCAGGGGATGAATCCGAACATAATATAAAGATCGGGAGGCATGGCTATCTATTTCCTGTGTATGTTGAACATGCAAAATTGATATTGCCTTGGCTGATTGCAAGATCCTACATACGATAAAAAGCATTACACAGAAATTAAATGCCTTGACACTTGTAGAAAAAATTGTCGCAActcttttttttacaataaaCTTGTAATTCATATTTAgacatattaaaataaatttttctgGTTATAACAGGATATAAGGATGGACACATTAATGTGTagtatttaatttactttattaTCACAAGCTAGAATTCAAATAGAATTGCCTCATTCTTAAGAAAAAGAGTGAGCAAGCTTTTAATTCTCCTAAAAAAAGGGAATATATGAGTCATTGGTGTAATTCATTCATATACATTTTAGTAAACGTTTTTTTAAAAGCGCATAAAATTTTTTAGTGTTAACTAATAAATGAATCACTTGCATCATTATTGCATGTGCTCAGATCTCTGTTAAGACCGAACAGTCAACAATTAAGTTTCGGAAGGCTTGCATCGTGTCGCGTCGCAAATCTATATAAAGATGACTACATCGTCGCCGCCAATACCCGACTGGGTTAATCAAGGACTTTTTCTGGGATTAATCAAAGAGCATTACTCCAATTTTTGTTCGatagaaaaatttataatcaATCCAGCAGTCGCTTGTGGCGAGAACTTTTTATCCATAGTACTTCGCATACAAGTATCAATTCAAATGAAAGGTAAGGCAACTTTCTACCCATTGTTGAGCCCctacgtatgtatgtgtgtttgctCTCCTTATTTTTTGGTAGATGAGACAATAGAGGATGTAAATTATGTATTAAAGATTCCTCTTGACTACGGGTATGACGAGGACTACAATCATCAATTATTTGTAACTGAGTTAAATGTGTATGATCATCTGCTTCCCGAGTTAGAGAGTATCTATGCTAAAAATAATTCATTctcaataaaattaaaaccacgccattttaaatttacGGACAAAGCAATAATGCCCAAATGCGATTATCTATTGATGGAGGACTTAGTTGCAAATGGATATAAGAACATGGATCGTACTGTGGGATTGGATCAAAGACAAATGGAGGCGGTCCTACGAAAATTGGCTCAATGGCATGCAGCGTCGGTTGTAAGAGTTAGCCAAATTGGTCATTACGAAGATAGcaacaacgacgacaaagAGTCCGTTGAATCTGAACCTGATGattcatttcaaaaaaattgtgTGGCTTTCTTGGACTGCCTCCCGTTGTATGATTTAGACCCCCCAGAAGAAATTTTAATAGTGAGTATAAACAATAGCTCATTTTGACATACAAAATTAATAAGAACCAAAATACTTTTAGACAAATTATGTGAACGATATCTTCAAGAACTGGCCTACAATTCCGGATGAGATTTTGGTGCTCAATCACGGTGATCTTTGGTGTAATAACATTATGTTCAAGGTCAAAGAGgaatcaaatgaaatattagacGTTTGCTTTGTGGATTATCAGATGACCCATTATGGAACACCCGCTaatgatttgttttgtttgctgaTGACGTCACCGCAGCTTGGTATAAAACTAAGtaaatttgattattttgtgGAGCTTTACCATCAAGAACTTACCAAACATCTTGTTTCACTTCATTACAATGAAAACATTCCAACTTTACAACAATTACATGAGATTCTATTTCAATATAGCTCCTATGGTACgcaaaattaataattaattttaaataatcaataatatGGTAAATTTAACAACTTTATTGCAGCATTTTCCAGCCTTGTCAAGTTTATATATCTCATGGTAAATAACTCAGATGATTCGGATGAAAATCTATCGTACGACCATCAACGTTGCCTCTTACCTGGtaatttgaaacaaataaaGCTGATATTACCTTGGCTAATTGAAAGATCTTACATAAGATAGAAATTGGTTCATTTCACCGAATTTCTGCTTGCGTCACACCAAAGCCATTCGATTtgttaaataaagaaaaatccAACGACtaattaaaaactgcaaaattGTACTTAAACTAACAATGTATTGTAAAATCCCAATATGCCTTTACGCTTCTCcaccaaaaataataataatagactAACGCCCTAATAACAACCCATGTTAATCATTCGCACTGTTGTCCAACGGGTAAGCCTGTAACTTGCCAGGGGTATGGGCAGGGTATTAGTAtacaattgcattttcaaatgCAAACGAAATTATTTCATTCGCAGTAAGAGAGAGCGATATaaatatagagagagagtggaCGAGCTTTTAATACTGTTTAATTAAAAGAGTCCATGCATTTAATGATTTTGAAAGAGTCTTTCTATTTCTCTAAAgagaataaaaaattaatttttcgaTAAATCAAAACAATGCCTGGATAATAAGGACTTTGAATATTATTTGTATTAAATTCTAGCTCGACAAAAGAGTCTAGATACTTCAATAACGTGGTAAGAGAACAGATCAGTCAACAATTGGGTGTCGAAGGGCTAACATCGTGTCGTATTGCTGCTGAAACTAAATATGGGTACACCGCAGTCACCGGCGATTCCCGACTGGGTTAATCAAGAACTTTTTCAGGGTTTAATCAAAGAGTATTACTCAAATTTTTACTCTATAGACAAATACATAATCAAGCCCGCCGTCAGTTCCGGGGAGAACTTCTTATCCACAGTACTTCGCATACAAATATCAATTCAAATGAAAGGTAAGGATATTTTCTACTTGTTGAGTCCCtacgtatgtatgtctgtTTGCTCTCCTTATTTTTCGGTAGATGAGACCATAGAGGaagtaaattatatattaaagattcCTCTCGAAAACGTGTATGGGGAGAACTACAATCATAAATTATTTGTAACTGAATTAGATATGTACGATCGTCTGGTTCCTGAGTTGGAGAGTATCTATGCTGAAAATACCTCACTCTTAGTAAAATTTAAGCCATGTCATTTTAAATTTACTGACAACGAAAAATTCCCACAATGCGATTATCTACTAATGGAGGATCTAATTGCAAAAGGATATAAGAACATGGATCGTACTGTGGGTTTGAATCAAATGCAAATCGAGGcggttttaaaaaaattggctCAATGGCATGCAGCGTCGGCTCTAAGAGTAAGCCAGTTTGGTAAATATGAAGATGACGACTTCGACAACCATGAAACCGATGAATCTACTGATGATGGCTTTGAAAGATGTCGTGTGCCTTTTTTGGATTGTCTGTCGGTGTATAATTTAGAGCCGCAGGAAGAAATTTTAATAGTGAGTAGAATCAATAACTCATTGTGACATACAAAATTAATAAGAACATTTATTTTAGAGAAGATTTGTGTCTCGGCTCAATGAATTCTATATAAATAGTCGCACCAATCCAGATGAGTTTAGTGTACTTAATCATGGTGATCTTTGGTGTAATAACATTATGTTCAAGGTCCAAGAAGAATCAAACGAAATATTAGACGTTTGCTTTGTGGATTATCAGTTACTGAACTATGGAACACCCGCTCaagatttgttttgtttattgatgACGTCACCGCAGCTTGGTATAAAACTAAGtaaatttgattattttgtgGAGTTTTACCATCAAGAACTTACCAAACATCTGGTTTTACTTCATTACAATCAAAACATTCCAACTTTACAACAATTACATGAGATTCTAATTAAAAATGGCTTTTATGGTACGCAAAATTAACAGTATAAACTAATTAAAAGtggtaatttatttaataaaacatTATTTGCAGCATTTATCTGCCTTAACCAGCTTATGTTTGTTGTGGAAAAGGATTCAGCGGACTCGGACGATAATCTATCGTATGACCATCAACGTTACCTCTTGCCTGGGAATGTGGAACAAATGAAGCTGATATTACCTTGGCTAATTGAAAGATCTTACATAAAATAGAAATTGGTTTACTTCGCCAATTTTTCGCTTGCGTCATCCAACAGTCACAACAGTACTTAAACTGTATTTTAGTTTCGAAAAATGCCTTTTACGTTTGCACActtattaataaatattaaggTAGTAAAAATAACGGTACAAAATTTACCCCCATTACTCATTCGCACTGTTGTTCAGCTGATTTCATATCTATATGTTTCTAAACTTAACAGGGTATAAGTATGCACATGCATTTGCCAATGCATATGACATTTTCTCATTCGAAAtaagagagtgagagatatATAAAGAGAAATTGAGAGAGGGTGAACGAgcttttaaacaaataaaaaagtatACCCCACGCGAAAACAAATGTGTAATtcttaatgaatttttaatttaacaaagaaaatagaaaactGATATTTGTGAGAAAAACATTAATCGATAAATCAAAACAATGCTTGGATTAAGGAGATTCTTTAATATATTGAACGTTATTTCCAGCACGCCCTAAGAGTCGAGCCACTTCAATAAAATTCCATGTTTTCAAAAGCGTGGCAAGAGACAAGAGATCAGTCAACAATTGGTTGTCGACGGGTTCGCATCGTGTCGTATTGCAGCTCAAATTAAAGATGAGTTCATTGCAGTCACCGGCAATACCCGACTGGGTTAATCAACAACTTTTTCAAGGTTTAATCAAAGAGCATTATTCCAATCTTCTAGCGATTGAAAAATTTACATCCAAGGCCGCCATCAGCATGGGGGAGAACTATCTAACAATTGTACTTCGAAtacaaattgaaatgcaaatgaaagGTGTGAatgcatttaaatatttaagcgTAGGTAAAAGTATTTTCAACTGTTTTGCTTTCCGGTAGATGAAACCAAGAAGGACGTAAactatatattaaagattCCCCTTGTCAATGATCGTGGTGACGATCATGAGTTTCACGACTTATTCGTCTCAGAATTGGATATGTACGAT is a window encoding:
- the LOC6650741 gene encoding zinc finger protein 271, translating into MTRICRVCAGPDGRFWMETPVEKYAGKTFSQLLFDLTKIEITAAQMEKVTSWICRNCAHKLQHSYDFVSKAKRTHEMWLEKMADDPICLRETPIHLMEIEGVTIKMEDVEPTVPTAVPCSVPDPLVRIGVEKRCTSDLSENDDDADDHEDDDDDEDDVPLKQRSDWSKSQAFANLKKHKCNQCSKAFKYITNLYRHKRTVHITDKDVKKSVKKLAINQEEVNENEDDNYYKCDQCDNSYKYVMLLVQHKQKVHGVHQMPSSRGQRAAPQQRPKLNTDMLVHSLLKAVEISDEDGSSSSDNYYKCDQCNKSYKYIVSLIKHKHKEHTENSRDSDDGDDQIQASTSNSGSIGGPLKTSRINRRVQDFDPLRCQPNGSKEIKCMICLRRFAKLGELRYHLKYHPHDFDFDAHGEPIERIAEGFFKTAVESTAEGLKRRIFKDLNMGLYGRYYSITNEARYELSLDSSDTDSDGGDADAQVIIRRSYACELCNTSNQTAVWPRKYQLHDHHRQCHTWLEAPHVCQRCDSRFLSEKLLEHHTSQLCNNTLKRYQCDKCPQRFFWRKNLRSHLVDHKDKQENYPCDQCQRSFQDKSSVTRHKLMMHADGKSQLIACRWCTRVFYRPALLHKHLQRHGFSGQDLPLAETLLADAAKPLGPKNIQCKICDLRFITIADLRGHMRMLEHDTQICSYMISTEAGFELQLDDTDDSDDDDGHTRRSYTCDLCHMKFPRRREMSEHQYSLHTFDKLPHTCDKCIYKTVDKLMLKHHQLTQCQNEEKKFICTHCGYRFMWQENLDKHLSSQHPKQKTSSYDQQTPSSSMRRKRRFRYQCPHCWRSFVVQPSLDKHIRDMHVAKKNPGKKYLCSLCGLESLTPNKLNIHMRRHMGEKPFKCDLCDMSFTVHYELKVHRRKHTGERPYKCTFCDKHFARPDKLRRHVYMHSDKR
- the LOC6650742 gene encoding uncharacterized protein LOC6650742; protein product: MSTTTLAEFDWINEELFEGLIKKRYSNFHSIEQFIIDWAVGWRENFGSFVFRIEIEIQMKDKKKEKASYILKIPFESDRGDEHELHDHFVSESDMYDRLVPELESIYAKNTSLFVKFKPQHFKFTDSEIMPKCDYLLMEDLVAKGYKNMDRTVGLDQRQMEAVLKKLAQWHAASAVRVNQIGHYEEKYQSKVIDSIDFTIQSRLGNFLECMQQAYELEPEKQTLVKKYVSRLHDLFMDVGRIKPDEFNVLNHGDFWCNNFMFKVEVESNEILDVCFVDFQLPIYGTPAQDLLCLLMTSPQLGIKLSKFDYFVEFYHQELTKHLVLLHYNLIAPTLQQLQENLFRNSVLAFVGVQHYLPNVLWPRDFDSDIDSSGDESEHNIKIGRHGYLFPVYVEHAKLILPWLIARSYIR
- the LOC111519459 gene encoding uncharacterized protein LOC111519459, which translates into the protein MTTSSPPIPDWVNQGLFLGLIKEHYSNFCSIEKFIINPAVACGENFLSIVLRIQVSIQMKDETIEDVNYVLKIPLDYGYDEDYNHQLFVTELNVYDHLLPELESIYAKNNSFSIKLKPRHFKFTDKAIMPKCDYLLMEDLVANGYKNMDRTVGLDQRQMEAVLRKLAQWHAASVVRVSQIGHYEDSNNDDKESVESEPDDSFQKNCVAFLDCLPLYDLDPPEEILITNYVNDIFKNWPTIPDEILVLNHGDLWCNNIMFKVKEESNEILDVCFVDYQMTHYGTPANDLFCLLMTSPQLGIKLSKFDYFVELYHQELTKHLVSLHYNENIPTLQQLHEILFQYSSYAFSSLVKFIYLMVNNSDDSDENLSYDHQRCLLPDKYIIKPAVSSGENFLSTVLRIQISIQMKDETIEEVNYILKIPLENVYGENYNHKLFVTELDMYDRLVPELESIYAENTSLLVKFKPCHFKFTDNEKFPQCDYLLMEDLIAKGYKNMDRTVGLNQMQIEAVLKKLAQWHAASALRVSQFGKYEDDDFDNHETDESTDDGFERCRVPFLDCLSVYNLEPQEEILIRRFVSRLNEFYINSRTNPDEFSVLNHGDLWCNNIMFKVQEESNEILDVCFVDYQLLNYGTPAQDLFCLLMTSPQLGIKLSKFDYFVEFYHQELTKHLVLLHYNQNIPTLQQLHEILIKNGFYAFICLNQLMFVVEKDSADSDDNLSYDHQRYLLPGNVEQMKLILPWLIERSYIK